Proteins from a genomic interval of Paenibacillus sp. FSL H8-0048:
- a CDS encoding glycoside hydrolase family 43 protein gives MNTAIITNPVLWADVPDVDVIRVGPVFYMVSTSMHSMPGCPIMKSVNLKDWEIVSYVFDTFEDTPAFRLEDGEGIYSGGSWAASLRCKNGIYYVCFSSNDTDQFYIYQTGDIEHGPWERSVIQDLHHDPALLLDEDGRNYVIYGNGDIRIRELTSDLKSVKPGGTDQLLLEGERQGIMLRMEGCHAHKRGGYYYLFFIEWPAEGNMRRRQLCYRSRELLGPYERKVILDDNLGYENRGVAQGGLVDTEDGDWYAVLFQDHGAVGRVPCVFPVSWEDDWPVIGDGGKAPLAFDTKLPAGEPKALVISDEFEYTENRLALQWQWNHNPDNGLWSVTERPGCLRLRTGKAADSVVTARNTLTQRTEGPACSAETLLYLGGMHEGDRAGMVALQSGYGTVEVAAGAQGQYTVEMCIQGDGGVKVVESIPFTGERICLRIDFNFRNGVDEARFFYSGDGEVWQPIGQTLHMLYTLDHFMGYRIGLFNYATRQPGGYADFDYFRYHRED, from the coding sequence TTGAATACAGCCATCATTACTAATCCAGTACTATGGGCAGATGTCCCGGATGTGGATGTGATCCGGGTTGGCCCAGTGTTCTATATGGTCAGCACCAGTATGCACTCGATGCCGGGTTGTCCGATTATGAAATCGGTGAATCTGAAGGACTGGGAGATTGTGAGTTACGTCTTTGATACCTTTGAGGACACTCCGGCCTTCCGGCTGGAGGACGGCGAAGGGATTTACAGCGGCGGTTCCTGGGCTGCCTCGCTGCGGTGCAAGAATGGAATCTATTATGTATGCTTCTCTTCCAATGATACAGACCAGTTCTACATCTACCAGACCGGGGATATTGAGCATGGACCGTGGGAGCGTTCGGTCATCCAGGACCTGCACCATGACCCGGCGCTGCTGCTGGATGAGGACGGCCGCAATTATGTGATCTACGGGAACGGGGATATCCGCATCCGGGAGCTAACATCGGACCTGAAATCGGTGAAGCCCGGCGGGACTGATCAGCTCCTGCTGGAAGGTGAGCGGCAGGGCATTATGCTGCGGATGGAAGGCTGTCACGCCCATAAGCGGGGCGGGTATTATTACCTGTTCTTCATTGAATGGCCGGCAGAGGGCAACATGCGCAGACGCCAGCTATGCTACCGGTCCCGGGAGCTGCTGGGTCCTTATGAGCGAAAGGTTATTCTGGACGATAACCTGGGCTACGAGAATCGTGGTGTAGCGCAAGGCGGGCTGGTGGATACTGAGGACGGCGACTGGTACGCTGTGCTGTTCCAGGATCACGGAGCAGTTGGACGTGTTCCCTGCGTATTCCCTGTGAGCTGGGAGGACGACTGGCCGGTAATCGGGGATGGCGGCAAGGCTCCGCTGGCCTTCGATACGAAGCTTCCCGCCGGGGAGCCGAAGGCGCTTGTAATCAGCGATGAGTTCGAGTATACGGAGAACCGGCTGGCGCTTCAGTGGCAATGGAACCATAATCCCGATAACGGGCTATGGTCGGTTACCGAGCGGCCGGGCTGTTTGCGGCTGCGTACAGGCAAGGCAGCTGATAGCGTAGTAACGGCGCGCAATACGCTGACCCAGCGGACGGAGGGTCCGGCTTGCAGTGCCGAGACGCTGCTGTATCTGGGCGGCATGCACGAAGGAGACCGGGCCGGGATGGTAGCCCTCCAGTCCGGGTACGGCACGGTTGAGGTGGCGGCCGGAGCGCAGGGACAGTACACTGTGGAGATGTGCATCCAGGGTGACGGTGGCGTTAAAGTGGTGGAGAGTATTCCGTTCACGGGTGAGCGCATCTGTCTCAGGATTGATTTCAACTTCAGGAATGGTGTGGACGAAGCCCGGTTCTTCTACTCGGGAGACGGGGAGGTCTGGCAGCCCATC